GTACATAGAGAGGCTCAACAGGGAGGAGGACGTTACCGTGCTCCTCACCACCCACTACATGGAAGAGGCAGATAAACTATGCGATGAGGTGGCCATAATGAGCCGCGGCGAGATAATAAAGGCTGACAGCCCCTCAAACCTCAAGAGGGAACTTGGGGCAGACACCATAACAGTCAGGGTTGACAGGGCAGATGAATTCCATCAACTCCTGGTGAAACAGGAATACGTTAAGAAGGCATACCTGGTGGATGATGAGGTCAAGGTCCTTGTTGAGAGGGGCGAAAACCTGGTACCCGAGATTGTTAACCTTGCAGCGAGGACTGGATTCTACGTGAGGTCAGTGGAACTGGAACACCCCACCCTTGAGGACGTGTTCATAAGGTACACCGGTAGGGGTATAAGTGAGGCCTGATATGTCAGAAGTTGAGGGTAATAGTTGAGGTTTGATATCATGGCGGAACTTGAGGGCATATACACAATATGGCTGCGTGAGATGAAGCGTTTCTTCCGTTACCGTTCAAGGATAGTCACATCTGTGGTAACCCCCCTCCTATGGCTCATAATATTCGGCACAGGCCTTGGGGCTGCTGTCAGGTTCGGTGGAGTGGCCGGGGGCTACAGGGCCTTCATCTATCCGGGTATAATAGGTCAGACAATACTCTTCACCAGCATATTCTCAGGGGTCTCTGTGATAATAGACCGGCAGTATGGATTCCTGAAGGAGATACTGGTTGCACCCATATCAAGGCCCTCCATAGTTATCGGGAAGGCACTGGGGATAAGTACGGCCTCCATGATACAGGCGGCCATCCTCCTTGTCCTGTCATTCATAGTGGGAGTTACAATGTCCCCCATCTGCTTCGCTGTTAGCATGGTGATAGCCCTCATAATATCCATGGGCCTCGGGGGCCTGGGCCTCATGATAGCGGCTTTTACAGACAGCATGGAGGGGTTCAACCTTATAATGAGCTTCATAGTGCTCCCGATATTCCTCCTGAGTGG
This sequence is a window from Methanothermobacter sp.. Protein-coding genes within it:
- a CDS encoding ABC transporter permease encodes the protein MAELEGIYTIWLREMKRFFRYRSRIVTSVVTPLLWLIIFGTGLGAAVRFGGVAGGYRAFIYPGIIGQTILFTSIFSGVSVIIDRQYGFLKEILVAPISRPSIVIGKALGISTASMIQAAILLVLSFIVGVTMSPICFAVSMVIALIISMGLGGLGLMIAAFTDSMEGFNLIMSFIVLPIFLLSGALFPITGLPAWLQGAVYINPLTYAVDALRFTILR